One window of Candidatus Methylomirabilis sp. genomic DNA carries:
- a CDS encoding PHP domain-containing protein produces the protein MRLIDLHTHTTASDGVLSPQQLIRFAKTCNISVLAVTDHDTLAGVPVAMAEAIQAGLQVVAGVEITAHVGDLEVHILGHFIDSDDNRLAEFLASSRNDRIERARRMIEKLWALGLPLDADEVLSLARGPSVGRPHVAQAMIRRGYVASLKEAFDRYLTPGKPGYVERSRIPAIEVIHAIKEVGGVPSLAHPGQYGRDEIIPSLVQQGLMGLEVYHPEHDTESLFRYERMRLEYGLLAVGGSDYHGTEGLRSIGLGKPALPEERFEQLVATASVFRTSTAGARTEQSSR, from the coding sequence ATGCGCCTTATTGATCTGCATACCCACACGACTGCTTCCGATGGCGTCCTCTCTCCGCAACAATTAATTCGCTTTGCCAAGACTTGTAATATCTCGGTATTGGCCGTCACCGATCATGACACCCTGGCGGGTGTCCCCGTGGCGATGGCGGAGGCCATACAGGCGGGGCTGCAGGTCGTCGCAGGCGTCGAGATCACCGCGCATGTAGGGGACCTGGAGGTTCATATTCTGGGACATTTCATTGATTCGGACGATAACCGACTTGCCGAATTTCTTGCCTCCTCCCGGAACGACCGGATCGAGAGGGCTCGTCGGATGATCGAGAAGCTCTGGGCGCTTGGTCTCCCGCTGGACGCCGATGAGGTCTTGAGCCTGGCGCGAGGCCCCTCAGTTGGGCGCCCCCATGTGGCACAGGCGATGATCAGGCGCGGATATGTGGCGTCGCTGAAAGAGGCATTTGACCGGTACCTGACTCCCGGCAAGCCAGGCTACGTGGAACGCTCCAGAATTCCTGCGATCGAAGTGATTCATGCCATCAAGGAGGTTGGAGGTGTGCCATCCCTCGCGCACCCAGGGCAGTATGGCCGCGACGAGATCATTCCATCCCTCGTGCAGCAGGGACTTATGGGACTGGAGGTGTATCACCCGGAGCACGATACGGAATCATTATTCCGTTATGAGCGAATGCGCTTGGAATATGGTCTATTGGCCGTCGGCGGCTCTGACTACCACGGCACTGAAGGCCTTCGCTCAATCGGACTTGGGAAGCCGGCCTTGCCGGAGGAGAGGTTTGAACAGTTGGTCGCCACGGCGTCTGTCTTCCGCACTTCTACTGCCGGAGCCCGGACCGAACAGAGCAGCAGATGA
- a CDS encoding secondary thiamine-phosphate synthase enzyme YjbQ, with the protein MVIRHETFTVATEDRLQFMDLTKRVRDLLQRYEIKQGLVILNSLHTTTALFINEWQEALLHDIQILLDRLVNKQDGYRHNDPCYSDCDRSNADSHLRSLLLGRQLVVPMVDGEMSLGTFESIIFAELDGPRERQIQLQILAE; encoded by the coding sequence ATGGTAATCAGGCACGAAACGTTTACGGTAGCTACGGAGGATCGACTCCAATTCATGGACCTGACAAAGCGTGTGCGAGATCTGCTTCAGCGGTATGAGATCAAGCAGGGGTTGGTCATCCTCAACTCCCTTCATACGACGACTGCACTATTTATCAATGAGTGGCAGGAGGCCTTGCTCCATGACATTCAGATCCTGCTGGACCGCCTGGTCAATAAGCAGGACGGCTATCGTCACAACGATCCGTGTTACTCTGATTGTGATCGGAGCAACGCCGACTCGCACCTTCGCTCCCTCCTGCTCGGTCGGCAACTCGTGGTTCCGATGGTGGATGGGGAGATGAGTCTCGGCACCTTTGAGTCGATCATCTTCGCCGAGTTGGATGGGCCGAGAGAGCGGCAGATCCAACTCCAGATACTGGCCGAATAA
- the fdhD gene encoding formate dehydrogenase accessory sulfurtransferase FdhD — MSMHRIVRYRSGSCEMVEIPVVEELPLTIFVNGCELATLLCTPVKLDCLVLGFLSFEGIIQALDEVGSLEVFHEEAVADVRLTKAFTPPRRRILTSGCTGGITFGMPMEGFKAFPEEATLRPEQPFDLMKQLYAEAYLYRESRGIHAAALSDGKSLLLVAEDVGRHNALDKIHGEALLRGMATAGNILLSTGRISSEMLRKGAHMRTPFVISRTSPTSLAVAAAKRFGITVIGYCRGEGFNVYSHPERLLSERVAISSLSHIQQLTANS, encoded by the coding sequence ATGTCCATGCATCGAATCGTCCGGTACCGCAGCGGATCGTGCGAGATGGTGGAGATCCCAGTGGTGGAGGAGCTGCCTCTCACGATCTTTGTCAACGGGTGTGAGCTGGCTACGTTGCTGTGCACGCCGGTGAAGCTCGATTGCCTGGTCCTGGGCTTTTTGAGTTTTGAGGGGATCATCCAGGCGCTCGACGAGGTGGGGTCGCTGGAGGTCTTCCACGAGGAGGCGGTGGCGGACGTCAGACTGACCAAGGCATTTACCCCCCCGCGTCGCCGCATCTTGACCTCCGGGTGCACCGGAGGCATCACATTCGGCATGCCGATGGAGGGGTTTAAAGCATTCCCCGAGGAGGCGACCCTGCGCCCGGAGCAACCGTTCGATCTCATGAAACAGTTGTATGCCGAGGCGTATCTCTACCGGGAGTCGCGTGGCATTCACGCCGCCGCCCTGAGCGACGGCAAGAGCCTGCTGCTCGTCGCTGAGGACGTCGGCCGACATAACGCCCTGGATAAAATCCACGGCGAAGCGCTTCTGCGGGGGATGGCAACCGCCGGGAATATTCTCCTTTCTACTGGTCGCATCTCATCCGAGATGCTGCGCAAGGGAGCCCACATGCGGACCCCATTTGTCATCTCTCGAACCTCACCCACCAGTCTCGCCGTCGCCGCGGCCAAGCGCTTCGGCATCACCGTGATCGGCTACTGCCGAGGCGAAGGGTTCAATGTCTATAGCCACCCAGAGCGTCTGCTTTCAGAGCGGGTGGCGATCAGCAGCCTTTCCCACATCCAACAGCTGACAGCTAATAGCTGA
- a CDS encoding VIT1/CCC1 transporter family protein, translating to MAEPRASGKRMNEAGAGIAALEEGWHSPKGRAIREVVFGMHDGLITTIGFLSGVNAASASLRVIVIAGLAEAFAQTLSMGFGAYLSTKSEREFYQREIVRERLEIQTTPEKERDEMRQIYRSKGFTADEVEMVVTRMTANNELWLKTMMMEELGLIEERFDNPLKVGLLIGASSFVGAFLPILPYFFFEPRWAFTASVALAVSALFATGAGKTFLTKKVWWSSGLEMMGIGLLVSVAGYGIGYFLSALWR from the coding sequence GTGGCGGAACCCCGCGCAAGCGGCAAGCGAATGAACGAGGCTGGCGCCGGGATTGCTGCACTTGAAGAGGGCTGGCATTCTCCGAAGGGACGGGCTATTCGCGAGGTCGTCTTTGGGATGCACGATGGCCTCATCACGACGATTGGTTTTCTGTCCGGGGTCAATGCCGCCAGCGCCAGCTTACGCGTGATCGTTATTGCTGGCTTGGCGGAGGCCTTTGCCCAGACTCTTTCGATGGGATTTGGGGCCTATCTCTCGACAAAATCGGAGCGTGAGTTCTACCAGCGAGAGATTGTTCGAGAACGGTTGGAAATCCAGACAACGCCGGAGAAGGAACGCGATGAGATGCGCCAGATCTACCGGAGCAAGGGCTTTACTGCAGATGAAGTCGAGATGGTGGTCACACGCATGACTGCGAACAACGAACTGTGGCTCAAGACGATGATGATGGAGGAACTGGGGCTGATTGAAGAGCGATTCGACAACCCACTCAAGGTGGGTCTGCTGATAGGGGCTTCGTCCTTTGTTGGAGCCTTTCTCCCGATCCTTCCTTATTTCTTCTTCGAGCCCAGGTGGGCGTTCACGGCTTCGGTCGCCCTGGCCGTGTCGGCCCTCTTTGCAACCGGCGCGGGCAAAACGTTCCTGACAAAGAAAGTCTGGTGGAGTAGCGGGCTCGAGATGATGGGGATCGGGTTGTTGGTCTCGGTTGCAGGGTACGGCATCGGGTACTTCCTGAGTGCCCTCTGGCGCTAA
- a CDS encoding pyruvate dehydrogenase complex E1 component subunit beta, translating to MAIITYREALNQALREEMRRDPRVFLMGEEVGLYQGAYKVSQGLLEEFGPKRIIDTPISEAGFTGVGIGAAMVGLRPIVEMMTFNFALVAVDQIVNQAAKILYMSGGQYNVPMVIRGPGGPAHQLAAQHSQSMESYFYHVPGLKIVRPGTPKDAKGLLKSAIRDDDPVIFIESELLYGTKGEVPDGEYTIPLGVADIKREGRDVTIVAYSTMLLLALQAAEELEKEGIFAEVVDPRTLRPLDTELIIGSIKKTNRAVVMESGAGFGGIGTVIGEIISEQAFDYLDAPVERVTGANAPTPYAKNLERAKVPSKERVVAAVKKVLAI from the coding sequence ATGGCGATCATTACCTATCGAGAGGCCCTGAATCAGGCACTCCGCGAAGAGATGCGCCGGGATCCTCGTGTGTTTCTTATGGGGGAGGAGGTAGGCCTCTACCAGGGGGCCTATAAGGTCAGTCAAGGTCTGCTTGAAGAGTTTGGCCCGAAACGGATTATCGATACCCCGATCAGCGAGGCCGGGTTCACCGGCGTCGGCATTGGAGCGGCGATGGTCGGCTTGCGACCGATTGTGGAGATGATGACCTTTAACTTTGCGCTGGTGGCGGTCGATCAGATCGTCAATCAGGCGGCCAAGATCCTATATATGTCCGGCGGCCAGTACAATGTCCCAATGGTCATTCGCGGCCCTGGCGGTCCGGCGCATCAATTGGCGGCTCAGCACTCCCAGAGCATGGAGTCGTACTTCTATCATGTTCCCGGTCTCAAGATCGTGCGTCCAGGGACGCCCAAGGATGCCAAGGGACTCCTCAAAAGCGCGATCCGGGACGATGATCCGGTCATCTTCATCGAGTCGGAGCTGCTGTACGGGACCAAGGGCGAGGTGCCGGATGGTGAGTATACCATCCCACTTGGAGTCGCCGACATTAAACGAGAAGGGCGCGACGTCACCATCGTGGCCTACTCCACGATGCTCTTGCTGGCCTTGCAGGCGGCAGAAGAGTTGGAGAAGGAGGGAATCTTCGCGGAGGTGGTGGATCCACGTACACTCCGCCCGCTGGATACCGAGCTCATCATCGGGTCGATCAAGAAGACCAACCGGGCTGTGGTCATGGAGTCCGGCGCAGGGTTCGGCGGGATTGGGACGGTAATCGGAGAGATCATTTCCGAGCAAGCTTTTGATTATCTCGACGCCCCGGTGGAGCGGGTAACGGGCGCCAACGCCCCGACGCCATATGCGAAGAATCTTGAGCGTGCCAAGGTCCCGAGCAAAGAACGGGTCGTTGCGGCGGTAAAGAAGGTCCTGGCTATTTAG
- the lipA gene encoding lipoyl synthase — protein MLQSATATPLISRPEIYGSPKPPWLKVKAPGAPNYLRLQRLLRERQLQTICEEAHCPNIGECWEELTATFLILGDTCTRHCSFCAVKQGKPTELDLTEPERVAGAIGALGLHHAVVTSANRDDLIDGGASIFAAVIRRVRALAPGCSVEVLIPDFRGSEAALRTVVEAGPAILNHNIETIPRLYREVRPGSRYERSLDLLAMARGMAPELVTKSGIMVGFGEEWQELLQTMADLRAVDCDILTLGQYLRPSHAHLPIMKYYTPEEFKELKVIGEGMGFQHVESGPLVRSSYHARGQAEEVSRKREGERTELCRS, from the coding sequence GTGCTCCAATCGGCTACGGCAACGCCGCTGATTTCGCGTCCCGAGATTTATGGCTCGCCCAAGCCACCCTGGCTGAAGGTTAAGGCGCCAGGCGCACCTAACTACCTTCGTCTGCAACGACTCCTCCGAGAGCGTCAGCTTCAGACCATCTGTGAAGAGGCCCATTGCCCCAACATCGGCGAGTGCTGGGAGGAGCTTACCGCAACCTTTCTCATCCTGGGCGATACCTGTACCCGTCATTGCAGTTTCTGTGCGGTCAAACAGGGTAAGCCGACAGAACTCGATCTGACGGAGCCGGAGCGAGTGGCCGGGGCGATTGGCGCGCTGGGGCTTCACCATGCGGTGGTGACCTCCGCCAATCGCGATGACCTGATCGACGGGGGGGCGAGTATCTTTGCGGCCGTGATTCGTAGAGTGAGGGCGCTTGCTCCAGGCTGTAGCGTTGAGGTCCTGATTCCTGATTTTCGTGGTAGCGAGGCCGCCCTGAGAACGGTGGTTGAGGCCGGACCCGCTATCCTGAATCACAACATAGAAACGATTCCCCGGTTGTACCGGGAGGTCCGCCCTGGATCGCGCTATGAGCGGTCACTCGATCTTCTGGCCATGGCGCGAGGGATGGCTCCCGAATTGGTGACCAAGTCGGGGATCATGGTAGGGTTCGGGGAGGAGTGGCAGGAACTGCTCCAGACAATGGCGGACCTCAGGGCGGTCGATTGCGATATCCTGACACTGGGACAGTACTTGCGACCAAGCCATGCGCACCTGCCGATTATGAAATACTATACCCCGGAGGAGTTTAAGGAGTTGAAGGTGATCGGGGAGGGGATGGGGTTTCAACACGTGGAGTCCGGACCTCTGGTTCGGAGTTCGTACCATGCTCGCGGGCAAGCTGAGGAAGTCAGCCGGAAGCGCGAGGGCGAGAGGACTGAGCTATGCAGAAGCTAG
- the pdhA gene encoding pyruvate dehydrogenase (acetyl-transferring) E1 component subunit alpha: MQKLEHKELVDLLRQMLLMRRFEEKCAEMYALGKIGGFLHLYIGQEAVATGAISVLRPDDYVIASYREHGHALAKGSDPRKVMAELFGRADGLCKGKGGSMHLFDKTHHFLGGHAIVAGQIPIGTGAAFASQYEGKDQVTLCFFGDAAVNQGVFHEALNLAALWHLPIVYICENNRYGMGTAVARATSVKDLYRRAEAYGMPGEAVDGMDVLAVRECVGLAVERARRERIPSFIEAKTYRFRGHSMADPGTYRTKEEVEQEKQRDPLLLFRNHLMAEAVVKESDWKALEKEVRATVEEAVRYADASPEPPVEWLHTDVYVSER, translated from the coding sequence ATGCAGAAGCTAGAGCACAAGGAGCTGGTAGATCTGCTCCGGCAGATGCTCCTGATGCGGCGGTTCGAGGAGAAGTGCGCGGAGATGTACGCCTTAGGCAAGATCGGCGGCTTCCTGCACCTGTATATCGGTCAGGAGGCAGTGGCGACAGGCGCCATCTCTGTGTTGCGGCCCGACGACTATGTCATTGCCAGCTACCGGGAACACGGCCACGCGCTGGCCAAGGGTTCCGATCCACGGAAGGTGATGGCGGAGCTGTTCGGTCGGGCGGATGGCCTCTGTAAAGGGAAGGGCGGCTCGATGCACCTGTTCGACAAGACCCATCACTTCCTGGGAGGCCACGCGATCGTGGCGGGGCAAATTCCAATCGGGACCGGGGCCGCCTTCGCGAGCCAGTACGAGGGGAAGGATCAGGTCACGCTCTGCTTCTTTGGGGACGCTGCCGTCAACCAGGGGGTGTTCCACGAGGCGCTCAATCTCGCAGCCCTGTGGCACCTGCCGATCGTCTATATTTGCGAAAACAATCGGTACGGCATGGGGACCGCCGTGGCGCGCGCCACCTCGGTCAAGGATCTGTACCGGAGGGCCGAGGCGTATGGGATGCCCGGCGAGGCGGTAGACGGGATGGACGTCCTGGCCGTTCGAGAGTGTGTCGGATTGGCCGTAGAACGGGCGCGACGAGAGCGCATCCCATCCTTCATCGAGGCCAAGACGTATCGATTCCGGGGGCACTCGATGGCGGATCCGGGGACCTACCGAACGAAAGAGGAGGTCGAACAGGAAAAGCAACGGGACCCCCTTTTGCTGTTCCGGAATCACCTCATGGCGGAGGCGGTAGTCAAGGAGTCAGATTGGAAGGCGTTGGAGAAGGAGGTCCGAGCCACAGTGGAGGAGGCGGTTCGCTACGCCGATGCCTCCCCGGAGCCGCCGGTGGAGTGGCTGCATACCGACGTCTACGTCTCAGAGCGCTGA
- a CDS encoding secondary thiamine-phosphate synthase enzyme YjbQ, which produces MKEFFVKTERKCQVIDITPRVQTIVAQDGSTDGLCCVFVPHATAAVTINENADPNIGEDLQDALTKLVPEGVWRHDRIDDNAAAHIKATIIGPSEMVPVKDRRLVLGTWQSIMLVEFDGPRERRVIVQIR; this is translated from the coding sequence ATGAAAGAATTCTTCGTCAAGACGGAACGAAAGTGCCAGGTAATTGACATCACGCCGAGAGTCCAGACAATCGTGGCGCAGGACGGATCGACAGACGGACTGTGCTGCGTCTTTGTGCCGCATGCGACCGCGGCTGTCACCATCAACGAGAATGCCGACCCCAATATCGGCGAAGATCTCCAGGATGCACTGACGAAACTGGTCCCTGAGGGGGTCTGGCGCCACGATCGGATCGACGACAACGCAGCGGCCCACATCAAGGCGACCATTATCGGTCCAAGCGAAATGGTACCGGTGAAGGACAGGAGGCTGGTGCTGGGAACCTGGCAGAGTATCATGCTTGTGGAGTTTGACGGTCCGCGTGAGCGGCGGGTGATCGTCCAGATCAGGTGA
- the nuoI gene encoding NADH-quinone oxidoreductase subunit NuoI produces MIAEILRGMATTFKHIFRKSVTVSYPEERLPLAPRYRGLHMLVVGEDGMERCVGCELCAVACPADAIYVEAAENTEQERHSRGERYAKVYKIHMLRCIFCGYCEEACPEEAIVLGKQYELASSNRDGFVYGKERLMTPLAEALKQRPDLHPDW; encoded by the coding sequence ATGATTGCCGAGATACTCAGGGGGATGGCGACGACGTTCAAGCACATCTTTCGAAAGTCGGTGACGGTGTCCTATCCGGAAGAGCGACTTCCGCTTGCGCCTCGCTACCGTGGCCTGCACATGCTCGTTGTGGGCGAGGATGGGATGGAGCGGTGCGTGGGCTGCGAACTATGCGCGGTCGCCTGTCCCGCCGATGCAATCTATGTTGAGGCAGCCGAGAATACCGAGCAGGAGCGCCACTCCAGGGGTGAGCGCTACGCGAAGGTGTACAAGATTCATATGTTGCGCTGTATCTTTTGCGGCTACTGTGAGGAGGCCTGCCCGGAGGAGGCGATTGTGCTTGGCAAGCAGTACGAGCTTGCTTCCTCCAACAGGGATGGCTTTGTATACGGAAAGGAGCGTCTGATGACGCCACTGGCGGAGGCGCTGAAGCAGCGGCCTGACCTCCATCCTGACTGGTAG